Proteins encoded together in one Triticum dicoccoides isolate Atlit2015 ecotype Zavitan chromosome 7B, WEW_v2.0, whole genome shotgun sequence window:
- the LOC119339682 gene encoding uncharacterized protein LOC119339682 isoform X2, which translates to MRRDLGSEALVRRHRARAQLWVAVAALTGTIWLLSSSSVVLFGTHRVQDFVVDELWRTADSNGWRASFAPHTYWPPPPTESESNGYLRVRCNGGLSQQRSAICNAGALSMDSGISSKRSGQIRSRPMVEKTEYRDEPLEHGLMGCSRARCRSSLEGKRAGRRGGEEGGMQGACRPSSRRPSLRCSSGWSIPALGLCVQCCPHHPLLPLAHRPVRVQRSNTPHCLLSIFRYIYLYKVYRHPMYHMLLIDQVIEVEVNGVRQRSGVLIKKRSCLDSLLPPPQSLPPRHPVASKEQLLLLGLVLV; encoded by the exons ATGCGCAG GGACCTCGGCAGCGAGGCATTGGTGCGCCGGCACCGCGCACGGGCGCAGCTGTGGGTCGCGGTCGCGGCGCTTACCGGCACCATCTGGCTCTTGTCCTCTTCCTCCGTTGTCCTCTTCGGCACCCACAGGGTCCAG GATTTTGTTGTAGATGAGTTGTGGAGAACTGCAGATTCAAATGGTTGGAGAGCATCTTTTGCACCACACACCTATTGGCCTC CCCCACCAACTGAATCCGAGAGCAATGGGTACTTGCGTGTCCGATGCAATGGTGGCTTGTCCCAACAACGAAGTGCA ATATGTAATGCTGGCGCTCTATCCATGGATTCCGGCATTAGCTCGAAACGCTCAG GACAAATTAGGTCTCGGCCAATGGTGGAGAAGACGGAGTACAGGGATGAGCCGCTTGAGCACGGTTTGATGGGATGTTCGCGCGCAAGATGCAGAAGTTCGCTAGAAGGAAAAAGAGCTGGGcgtcgaggaggagaagaaggtggTATGCAAGGTGCTTGCAGGCCCAGCAGCAGGAGGCCGTCCTTGAGGTGCTCCTCTGGATGGTCCATTCCGGCGCTGGGCCTATGTGTTCAATGCTGCCCTCACCATCCCCTTCTTCCATTGGCTCATCGGCCCGTCAGAGTTCAAAGATCTAATACTCCGCACTGCCTCCTGTCCATTTTcagatatatatatttatataaggttTATCGTCACCCCATGTATCATATGTTGTTGATCGACCAGGTTATTGAGGTGGAGGTCAACGGGGTGAGGCAGAGAAGTGGAGTGCTCATAAAGAAACGAAG CTGCCTGGactcgctgctgccgccgcctcagTCGCTTCCGCCTAGGCATCCCGTCGCTAGCAAG GAGCAACTGTTGCTATTGGGACTGGTGCTTGTGTAG
- the LOC119339682 gene encoding uncharacterized protein LOC119339682 isoform X1 yields MRRDLGSEALVRRHRARAQLWVAVAALTGTIWLLSSSSVVLFGTHRVQDFVVDELWRTADSNGWRASFAPHTYWPPPPTESESNGYLRVRCNGGLSQQRSAICNAGALSMDSGISSKRSGQIRSRPMVEKTEYRDEPLEHGLMGCSRARCRSSLEGKRAGRRGGEEGGMQGACRPSSRRPSLRCSSGWSIPALGLCVQCCPHHPLLPLAHRPVRVQRSNTPHCLLSIFRYIYLYKVYRHPMYHMLLIDQVIEVEVNGVRQRSGVLIKKRSSCLDSLLPPPQSLPPRHPVASKEQLLLLGLVLV; encoded by the exons ATGCGCAG GGACCTCGGCAGCGAGGCATTGGTGCGCCGGCACCGCGCACGGGCGCAGCTGTGGGTCGCGGTCGCGGCGCTTACCGGCACCATCTGGCTCTTGTCCTCTTCCTCCGTTGTCCTCTTCGGCACCCACAGGGTCCAG GATTTTGTTGTAGATGAGTTGTGGAGAACTGCAGATTCAAATGGTTGGAGAGCATCTTTTGCACCACACACCTATTGGCCTC CCCCACCAACTGAATCCGAGAGCAATGGGTACTTGCGTGTCCGATGCAATGGTGGCTTGTCCCAACAACGAAGTGCA ATATGTAATGCTGGCGCTCTATCCATGGATTCCGGCATTAGCTCGAAACGCTCAG GACAAATTAGGTCTCGGCCAATGGTGGAGAAGACGGAGTACAGGGATGAGCCGCTTGAGCACGGTTTGATGGGATGTTCGCGCGCAAGATGCAGAAGTTCGCTAGAAGGAAAAAGAGCTGGGcgtcgaggaggagaagaaggtggTATGCAAGGTGCTTGCAGGCCCAGCAGCAGGAGGCCGTCCTTGAGGTGCTCCTCTGGATGGTCCATTCCGGCGCTGGGCCTATGTGTTCAATGCTGCCCTCACCATCCCCTTCTTCCATTGGCTCATCGGCCCGTCAGAGTTCAAAGATCTAATACTCCGCACTGCCTCCTGTCCATTTTcagatatatatatttatataaggttTATCGTCACCCCATGTATCATATGTTGTTGATCGACCAGGTTATTGAGGTGGAGGTCAACGGGGTGAGGCAGAGAAGTGGAGTGCTCATAAAGAAACGAAG CAGCTGCCTGGactcgctgctgccgccgcctcagTCGCTTCCGCCTAGGCATCCCGTCGCTAGCAAG GAGCAACTGTTGCTATTGGGACTGGTGCTTGTGTAG
- the LOC119339682 gene encoding rhamnogalacturonan I rhamnosyltransferase 1-like isoform X3: MRRDLGSEALVRRHRARAQLWVAVAALTGTIWLLSSSSVVLFGTHRVQDFVVDELWRTADSNGWRASFAPHTYWPPPPTESESNGYLRVRCNGGLSQQRSAICNAGALSMDSGISSKRSGQIRSRPMVEKTEYRDEPLEHGLMGCSRARCRSSLEGKRAGRRGGEEGGMQGACRPSSRRPSLRLLRWRSTG; the protein is encoded by the exons ATGCGCAG GGACCTCGGCAGCGAGGCATTGGTGCGCCGGCACCGCGCACGGGCGCAGCTGTGGGTCGCGGTCGCGGCGCTTACCGGCACCATCTGGCTCTTGTCCTCTTCCTCCGTTGTCCTCTTCGGCACCCACAGGGTCCAG GATTTTGTTGTAGATGAGTTGTGGAGAACTGCAGATTCAAATGGTTGGAGAGCATCTTTTGCACCACACACCTATTGGCCTC CCCCACCAACTGAATCCGAGAGCAATGGGTACTTGCGTGTCCGATGCAATGGTGGCTTGTCCCAACAACGAAGTGCA ATATGTAATGCTGGCGCTCTATCCATGGATTCCGGCATTAGCTCGAAACGCTCAG GACAAATTAGGTCTCGGCCAATGGTGGAGAAGACGGAGTACAGGGATGAGCCGCTTGAGCACGGTTTGATGGGATGTTCGCGCGCAAGATGCAGAAGTTCGCTAGAAGGAAAAAGAGCTGGGcgtcgaggaggagaagaaggtggTATGCAAGGTGCTTGCAGGCCCAGCAGCAGGAGGCCGTCCTTGAG GTTATTGAGGTGGAGGTCAACGGGGTGA